In Thermus hydrothermalis, the genomic window GTGAGGAGGGCCACCTGCACCTCGGTGCTCCCCGTGTCCCCGGGGAAACGGGCGAACTCTTCAATAACCTTCTGCTTTTCTTCCTTGGTGATGGGCATCTTTACCTCCGTCA contains:
- a CDS encoding 30S ribosomal protein S15 codes for the protein MPITKEEKQKVIEEFARFPGDTGSTEVQVALLT